Part of the Zingiber officinale cultivar Zhangliang chromosome 6A, Zo_v1.1, whole genome shotgun sequence genome, ATTGTAGCACCAATTCCCTTCTTATCATAGGAGAATCGTCTATGCCTCCCCCTCATCGACCTTCCAAGGTGAAGGAGGATCAGGTTTATTGTCGCGAGGGGAactgaagagaaaaaaaaaaaaaaagatttcttGTTTCGGTATGGCCGGAGAAGCAGGTGGAGTGGAATCGAGGGAGCTCGACCGGACTCCGACGTGGGCGGTTGCAATCGTGTGCTCCGTCATCATTCTCATCTCCATCCTGCTGGAGAAGGGACTTCATCACATTGGAGAGGTGaaacgaaaaaaaaaaagaagaaaaaatagcGTATTAGTTTAGTTCGTTTATAGATTTTCAAGATGAGTCTGTTGTTAAGATTCCAACTTTAGCTTCCGTCGTGATCCTCTGTTTGTTTTTGGAGCTGAAACAATCCGCTTTGGGGGGCATTTAACATCGTCTCTTGGGAGGTTGAAGAATGAAATACAGTAATCTTAATCATTTAGTCGATTTACTTTGCACCATGGATTTAAGGGTTCTAAGGGAAGGATTTGTTTGCAAGATCCGcactttccttttaattaggaATTATGTAATTTAGCATGTCTAACTCTCGGTGCATTTTTGATGGAATGCTGTAGTTTTGTAAGTTCTGAAGATTGTCCTATTATGTTTGGAACTCTGTGCTATTCATGTCTAGTAAGAGGATGATGGTTGAAAAGCGTCTAATGGTTTGCCTGAATTTTTCTTTATTCAATTCGAAATTAGGATATGTCAAACCTAGTAAACCGAATGGCCGTGttatctattattatttttaaccaTTTAACCTTATTGCAAATATCTCAACCCTAGTAACTATCTCACAGGTGTATTCTACTTTAACTGGCTGCATAATTTAACTTTGCCTCATTATTGATATTAatctttttttctttcaaaaaatatGAAGATTTCCCTTTGTCTGTAGTTGTGTTTAGGGTTTACCATATGGACTCTTTCGAAGTAAGCTATTAACGATGGGGtgaatgtaattgggaccaacaAAGCATAGGTCCTAGTTGAactaccaccaaggagcaaaCCAATTGGTTGCAAGCCTTCAAGTAGGTTAATGTTGGTTGGATAATAGACATTGGACAAAGTTCAAATAGGTCGAGATCAACTAGACATTTGACAATGAGGAGCCAATAGGGAGTTGACAAGACAAGAGTTATTAAAAGTGTTGACAGATGGAAAGTATAAAAGTGTTGATAAATAATAAAGTCTCAATTGTTCAAGATTGATCAGATGTTATACACGTGatggaagtccaagcaggtcgagaGGATTACATGTTTGGTAATAGAAGTTTAGGTTAAGGAAGATGAGATGCTTGACAAGCAATGAAGTTCCAATAAGTCAAGATTGATCGGACGTCAGACAAAATGAAGCCTTGGAGGAGTAGCCTCTAGGTAAGTGGAAATCTtgattggtcaagtttgacctcAGGTTGTGCAAATGGAAGTCCTATCAAGTCAATGTTGACTTGAAGCTGGGCAAAGGATGAAGTCTTGGTAGGTTGATGTCGACCCAAATAGTAAGCAATAAATGAAATTATTAAGACATGGTCTCTAAGTGGCAGAAATCCTAGTAAGTCGAAGTTGATTTGTACTAGGCAGGCGAGGAATTTCCAAAGGCATAGGGTTTCTTGGCACAATGAGAGTTAATCTTGAGTTTGTCGGAGTCAAAGTATCAACCAACTAATGATTGGTTTTAGTTAGTTGATAGTTAAATCGACTAGGTAGTCAATTCAGACTCGTTGCCAATGAATAGAATGTTTTTGTTTGTGAGTTAGTCGACTAGATAGTAGACTAATGCATGACTAATTGATTGATAAGGGATATTTGTCGACTAATTCTACATATGGAAAACAAAAAAGGGTCGTTGATAAAAAAAAGTTGCACAACAATAGTCAACTATAGGATATCAATCTTCTCATGTGTGGTACCAATCGACTAACTGGTGAATTCCAGAAATAGCAAGCAACCTATATAAGGAGCAAAGCATGAGGATTTTTGTAACTCAATTGTTGGGAGAGTGTTGTTGCATTCCTAAATCTTCTCTAAGCAATTCAAGTGAAAGAAAGTAAGCAAAAGAGAAAAGCTTCATTGTTGCAATCTATTAAAATTTGTTTTTGATTATCTTTTATATCCTTCTAGTATTTTCTATAAgcagcagagcaacacatattgtAAGAAATTTTTCTTGTCTCATATTCTTCCTCTAAGCCTTCTAATTTTTGAATTTCTCTATATGTATTTCATTTCACTATCTAGAAAATCTTAAATTCTAATGTTTTATTTATGGTTTTATACAGTGGTTGTCTAGGAAGAACAAAAAGGCATTGTTTGAAGCTCTTGAGAAGGTTAAATGTGGTAAGTTATAAACTTGCATTTATATGTTTTCACAATTATGAATTTTAGCAATAATGAAATTTTGCTTGTATGTTTGTGTTGATTGGACTAGTTTGGACCCTTGATTGAAGACTTGAAAATCACTAACACTGATTATTTGTTTTGATTTGCAGAATTGATGATTCTTGGTTTCATTTCTTTACTACTGACATTTGGGCAGACTTAcatatctaaaatctgcataccggACAGCATTGCAGAtaccatgttgccatgctcaatCAAAACAACTGAAGGCACAACAGAAGAAGCTGGTAGAGAACACCGCAGGAGACTCTTGCAAAATGTTCTCATTAATCAGAATTTGAAACGAAGGATGCTAGCTGCTGGAACAGTTGTGTCATGTCCTACGGTAATTAAATGTTGGCTAGGCACATCATTCTCATTTGTATCAGATCTTGTACAAGCTGTTTAGCATTTTACATATTTGAATTGCATAGCTAAGTATTGGAATTGCCTCTTATTAGTCTTTCCCCTACATTGTGCAAGTTGtgcatttaaattttctttacatCAGTGTTACTTCATTAGTCAGAATTATATATGTTATAGTTTTCATGCACTCGGTGCGAGTATAAGATGGAGTACCAATCTAGATGTTCAACGAACTAAAAATGCTAGGACAAGGAGATTTAGGATCCCTCACTTGGAATATATTCATGTTTGTGTCATTGTGGCTCGATATAGATATGGGGGCAGATGACTAGTCTGAGAAATTAAAAATTTGCCTGTGAAAATTCATGCTATATTTATATATTCTTTCTGTTACTGCATTTTCTCCTATTTCTGATTTGATGGGATCTTAAACATATATTCTATCTGCACTTTTCTAGGTAAAAATTTATTAGGAACATATGTACTTTACTGATGTGATTGCCAGACCATGAAACTCACATTATATCAAACTGGCTAAATGGCTATGGCAATAACATTAACAACCTTCACAACCTTTCAGTAACCTGATAGATGGGCTCCCTGCATATGGAAGACATTCAGAATTTGCTTACCAATGTCCATGATAACTGTCCCCAATAAAACCACATTGGTTTTGAGAACTATCTTTTATGTTCCTTTCCAGATGTAGTATGAACAGATTTATGATTAATTCGAGCATACATTGCCCTTGTTGAGATCTTTCTTTCATCGTGGTTCTACAGGGAAAAGTGCCACTTATTTCGGTGAATGGAATACATCAGTTGCACATCTTCATTTTTTTCTTAGCTGTGTTTCATGTAGCAAGTAGTGCTTTTACAATGGCTCTTGGAAGAGCAAAGGTTGGTTGGGATTCCAATTATTTCTATTTTCTGAAATCAACCATGTGATAACAATTGGTTACCATTAACCTGAAGTATACTGCATTCGGTTTTAATTGAAGAATTTTATTTATATCAGATGCGTGCATGGAAAGTGTGGGAAAGTGAGACCTCATCTTCTGAGTATGAATTTTCCAACGGTATGCTTTGCTCTTAAAAGTTTTCTCTATTTGCTAACATCACTCTCCATTCTCTCCACAAAGTAGAGACTCCACAGGAATGGATTTCGAGAAGTTGCTAGTGTTGTGTGATCAAGTTCATTTACATGCTTTTTAGTACAATTAGTCTTTTCAAGACATAATTTTTTAACCATAACATGGTTGAGTTGTTCCCTGACCAATTCATTGTTTCCTAGCTAGTTGATGCCTGATTTCTAGAGCAGTGTGTATTTCCATTATTTTCGCGGAGTAAGTTTAGCAGGTTTCATAGGATGGAAATCAACATGATTTATAAATATTGAAATGAAGATACGTTTTCATGTTTCTTCATTATATACTTCTTTGTTAATTAGTGCATTCATTTGCGAAATTTGCAGATCCATCAAGATTCAGATTTACTCGTGAGACATCATTTGTGAGACAGCATACAAGTATCTGGAATAGAATCCCAATCTTGTTCTACTTTGTAAGTTGATTAGAATTGTCCCTAGTCCATCATTCTATAGTGGTAATTAAATATTGCTTGTCAGTCTGTGCTTGTTGCACAATTGTGACTCACCACCATGTCGCAGATGCCGATAATCTTTATCTACCTAAAGGGATTTAATCAAACTGCTTGCTTTAAAATCAAAATCTATAAATAGAAGGCCAATTCTCATTTATGGTTGAAATGAAGATTGTTGATACTTGAGACTTCTATAGGGAGAAGAGATAACTAACTTTCCATTATTATATCCTTTTTATGCTATTTTTCTGAATCCTTTCATCCTATACAGGTTTgcttttttaaacaatttttcagATCTGTCCGTAAAGCAGATTACTTAACACTGCGCCATGGGTTTATCAATGTAAGTTCAGCAATAGGTGCATTCCAATATTTTTTTTCCCCCCCAAATCAAGTAGTTTACTGATGTTTCACATTTTCAGACTCATCTGGCTCCGAGAAGTAAGTTTAACTTCCAAAAATACATAAAAAGAACTTTGGAGGATGACTTTAAAGTAGTAGTGAGCATCAGGTATTGATGAGCATACTCCTACAACTTTTATTACACAATTTTGCAATTTTGCATGGTTATGTTTGAAGTTCTTCTCGTCCAAATAGTTATCCCAAAAACAATAATAAGTTCCAATTAATCTACCCATTGTAGTAGGTTAAAAATAATCTATAAATTTTGGGATGTGATACTTAAATTTGCTTCTCTTTTGTAATTAAACTTTAGTTTTGTTACACAACTATCGGTTTCAGTTGCTCACAAGTTAGTCTTTTCAACATCTAATGTCAATACACCTAAACTTTTAGTTTAAAAATCCAGAAACTTAAATATTCAGCTTAAGTCCCCTTAGAAGGCTTTTTGTAGGAAgtgtttctcattttttttttttctatgttgATTGATATTCCTTTTGTTCATTTGTTGTTTATTGTTTGCCAACAGTTCTGTCTTATGGGTTTCTGCCATGATTGTTCTTCTTCTTAACATTCATGGTGAGTTTAGAAATTGATCCAACTCATATCGAGACAAATCAGATAAAGTTTTCACTAATATGTTACTTTTTTCAGAATGGGAGGGACTCTTCTGGGCATCACTACTTCCCCTAGTTGTAAGATCCAAACCTCATTGGTATATTATGGAACCGTTTCATCTTGTGAAGTTGCTGATCATTTTTTGATGGTGAGGTAGATAATTCTAGCAGTCGGAATGAAGCTACAAGCAATCATCACAAGGATGGCTATCGAGATTCAAGAGAGACATGCGGTCGTCCAAGGGATTCCTCTGGTGCAACTCAGTGACAATCATTTTTGGTTTGGACGTCCACAATTTGTTCTCTTCCTCATCCATTTCACACTGTTTCAGGTTTATCTTCAAAGAATTTAACTTTATCTCAGTAATTTATATCTTCAGTCACCCCATAATTGGATATATATTCAACATAAATTTAACTCTTCATTGTTTCTACATGCTTTGCAGAATGCACTCCAGATCACCTACTTTTTTTGGATTTGGGTAACTGGCCTATGTGCTtccttcatggcaaaaattatcatttttttttggcAATCTATCCTTATAATTGTTTTCTGATTCCCTATTTTTGCAGTATGAGTTTGGATTGAAGTCATGTTTCCATGATAACTTTGGGTTCATTATTGCGAGAGTTGCCATTGGGTGAGTTCATTTTCTTTTATCATCTTGTTTTGAGGTTCAAGCTCTTCCTTCTCGAGCCATAGAACAAAGATCAAGATTAAGAATGGGGGAAAAGAATAGACAAAGATCAAGATACCATAAACACAAGAAATAACAAGGTTTAGTACAAAGTGATTATGCCAAATCTAGAAGCAAGAAGGAGATGCCTTCTTTCAAGTTAAGAATGCTCTAAACTCCAAAGAAACACAGAGAAATTCTTCGAAATTTGTTAGGTTATGGTTGCTTCTTTACACAAATATTTAAGATTACTTACTCCACAGAGGTCTCCAAATGGTGAAAACTTAATTATGAAGAATTCAACTGCAAGCCAATCTTATTTACTTGTTACTTAGCTTTAATGAGTGGAAGTTTGATGCACTGTCTTTCTATTTAATTGTTTGTATGCAGAGTGGGAGGACAAGTCTTGTGTTGCTATATCACACTTCCACTTTATGCACTTGTATCTCAGGTATAGATTTTATGATCTTTCATCACCAAATATTATTTAGTTTCAAAACTAGTACACAATATCGATTAATATTCTGTTCGTCTCGAAAGTAAATCAATTATGATCATTGATGGATAATGAGCTAAGTTTCTTCTGCTCTGCCTGAAAAATATAATTCATAGTAATATTCAACCTTGCAAATCTTGTATTGCTATGATTTCATTCTTTTCCTAATCAACTTTCAATTTCCACAGATGGGGACACACATGAAGAAGACCATCTTCGATGAACAGACTTCAAAGGCACTCAAGCAATGGCATCAAGCTGTGAAGAGAAAACATGAGAAAAGCTCTCATGGTTCCTCTACTGGCGAACAAAGCCCACAGGTGTCTCCTCTTCACCGTATACAGAGGAGTATAACTACAGGGCATATCAGTGCAACATTCACCCCTTCAACAAGAAGGAATGTTATGGACCATTATGATTCAGATACAGAAGTTCAAATGTCAACCTTGTTGGAAAATGACAGACAAGAATATGGCGTAGAAGAGCAAACAGATGGAGGTGAATTCTCATTCTCAAAGGTTTCTATTCAAGATAGAGGAAAACCATAATGCTGAGATATGCTTCTCTGACTCCCCTTAAATCAAGTCCTGTAACTATTATTGTTATTTAAGATAGAGGGAAACCATAACTCTGAGATATGTTTCtctattattgttatttttgcaTAAATATGCTCATCGAGATGTATATTAGCTATCAAAAGATTCCCCATTGGATAACTGTGATTTGAGTTTTCTTCAATAGCATTATTTCAGACAAGAATGTTATAAATAGAGGAATCAGTTATAGAATAATAGAATAAGAGGAGGTGGTTTTCCCCCTCTATAACTTGTTTTAAGTCTTTGTAATTGTGTTCTAGTTTCAGCTGTAAAATCTTTTTGCAAATGATGATGTTATTATAAATTTGTAGTTCTTCATTCTAAACAGAACACAACATGAATTTTCAGGGGTTACCGAATGCAGAAACTTTATTCAATAGCTTGGGAATGTAATCATGGTAAATGTAAAAGAGATTGGCATCCTACATTGTTCCATTAAAGAGAGGTCATTGGAGGAAAATGAAATATACAACACACGAAAATGATGAAGTTGATATTAACTATATATTTTTTGCTACATTTCCAAATTTAATAGGGCCAAAAGTTGAAAGGAGACTATATACATAAGCACAATCACACTAAGGGATGTGATCCTTAACGAAAAATATTAGCATCAACTGAGATAAATCAGTAGACTTCCACATTCCATTGTTCTGCCTTCTTCAATTCCTTTTTGTAAGCTATCCAGTCAATACCTGCAAATTGTGACATATTTAGTGATCTTTGagtatttcctttttcttttgtgacGTAAATTTGTGCATAAAATAGGCAGCATTTTACCATCCTTGGCAGCTAAATCCAACATAATGTCGTCAATCCCCTTCTCCATTCCTTTCAGTCCACACATGTAGACATAAGTGTTGTCTTTCTTGAGCAACTCCCACAGCTCGTTCGCATACTGTGCCATGCGAGTTTGGATGTACATTTTCTCGCCTTTCTCATTTGTTTGCTCTCTGCTCACTGCATAGTCCACTCGGAAATTCTTCGGTGCCTTCTCCTCCATCTTGGCAAACTCCTGATCATAGATCATAAAGAATCTATTTTGCCAAATACGTTCTCAAAaactaatgatttaaaatttatttgaatggAAATGTAACTATAAACTCACATCCTTGTAGAGCAATGAGCTGCTTGTGGGAACTCCCAGGAATAGCCATGCAAGTCCATTGAACTATCATGGTTTTGCAAATTTCATCAATCATCAAGATGGAGAACACAAACTTTTTGTCAAAGTTTTGGAAGGCATTTTGTTgtaattaacctaaacttaatttACAATCgtaaacataaaaaataatgttttttggtaaaggtataaatgtttctaATTCCTTAGAGTTGAACAATACCTTGTAATCATCATGCTTCTCAAAGAACATTTTCCACAAGAAAGACCTGAAAGGAGCAATCCCAGTTCCAGTAGCAAGCTGACATGAACATTTCATCAAACGACATAAGAAAAACTAACTCAAGAAAACAAAAGTTTATATGGAACAAATTCTACCATAATTATTGTCGCATTAGGATCTTTGGGCAATAGCATTTCTTTCCCAACTGGCCCTGTGACCTTCACTTCAGCACCAGGCTTCAAGTCACCTAATTGGTTCATTGCACACAAATAtttacaacatatatatataaaaaaagtgtAGATTTGTTAATACGCCACAATATTTTTGTCAAAAAAATTACATAAGAAATTTGAGCAGACTCCTTTGACAATCTCCCCTTGATCATTCGTATAAACAAGCCGTTTTACACAGAGAGAAACCTACAAAAGCAGGTAGAAATTTAGAGCTTGATCCCATTTTTAAGTTTTCTAGTTAAAAAACTTTCACTAGAACTTACAGTCTTGGAATCACCAAAGTCTCCAAGAGCACTGCTGGCAATCGAGTACAATCTCAACTTGTGTGGCTTCCCATTCTTGTCAACCCCGTCGGCGATAACTCCAATGGATTGCCCTTCTCTGTAAGGAATCTCCCCTGCATGTTCGCATCTGATTCTTAGGATCAGCTACCAACTCAAAAGCAACAAATTTAATAATTCCATTTATATTCTGTTTCAATTCACTTGGATGCAATCCTAATTTGTCAGTCTGATCAATTTTAGCGAGCGATATGAATAGAGAGATAATTAAGTTTACCGTCAGTGGTGAAGAGCATGTGCCAAGTCTCGCCGGGAGCATCATCGCCGGTGATCTTAGTGTTGAGGAGGCAGGTGCTGATGTAGGGATCCTTGGGCTTGTACTTGTTGGTCACCACGCCCTCGTCTTGCTTCTTCGAGACCTTCACCGGCTTCGCGGGCGCTGCTTCTGTCGTCACCTGAGCTCTCACAGCTACACAGGCATGCTTCCTCACCACGCTTCTTCTCTTAGAGCACCAGCACGCCTTCACAGTCAATCAGGAACTGGAATATAAATAGGTTGTGGATTAGAAGTTGACCGTGAACACTGCAAAACAGTACCTTGTGGAAGCTGGCGATCCTGTCGAGAGAGACAGAAGAGATGGagacagaggaggaggaggaggatttgGAAGAAGAAGGGAGGGAGAGCGCAGCAGTCAGAGCAGCAGAAGCCATGGCAGCAAATGGGAGGGGAAGGGGACTGAATATCGAGCAGCAACAAGAGAAGGAAAAACAGAGGCGCGACAGGATAGGGGGAGATTTTAAATGGTTGGCGTAGATTGGGATGAGGCGGAAGTGGTGCTCATTAGCTATGTACAAAGATAGATAAAAGAGACGGATTTAACGAACAGGGGAAGATCGTCTTCAAATATCCTACTTTTCCGCTTATTTCCCTTTTATTTCTCTATCTTGTTATGGATTTGTTAAGTTATATCCGCAAAATCTAACGCCAAACCGCGCCGTCACTTCCTCCCGCCATTCCGCAAGCTCGCCGCCGTCGATTATCGATCCAACGGATACGATGGCACATCTGCACGATGACCGCACGTGTTTTTTTCCCAATAAATAAGCTGAAAACATGAAACGAAAATCTTTGTGAGAGGTGGGCGATCCTTCACTGTCCTCTGCTCCAATTTCTGGATcgatttatcagattctaacacgtCCGCATCCGGTCTC contains:
- the LOC121993796 gene encoding MLO-like protein 10, which produces MAGEAGGVESRELDRTPTWAVAIVCSVIILISILLEKGLHHIGEWLSRKNKKALFEALEKVKCELMILGFISLLLTFGQTYISKICIPDSIADTMLPCSIKTTEGTTEEAGREHRRRLLQNVLINQNLKRRMLAAGTVVSCPTGKVPLISVNGIHQLHIFIFFLAVFHVASSAFTMALGRAKMRAWKVWESETSSSEYEFSNDPSRFRFTRETSFVRQHTSIWNRIPILFYFVCFFKQFFRSVRKADYLTLRHGFINTHLAPRSKFNFQKYIKRTLEDDFKVVVSISSVLWVSAMIVLLLNIHEWEGLFWASLLPLVIILAVGMKLQAIITRMAIEIQERHAVVQGIPLVQLSDNHFWFGRPQFVLFLIHFTLFQNALQITYFFWIWYEFGLKSCFHDNFGFIIARVAIG
- the LOC121996123 gene encoding ferredoxin--NADP reductase, leaf isozyme 1, chloroplastic-like — protein: MASAALTAALSLPSSSKSSSSSSVSISSVSLDRIASFHKACWCSKRRSVVRKHACVAVRAQVTTEAAPAKPVKVSKKQDEGVVTNKYKPKDPYISTCLLNTKITGDDAPGETWHMLFTTDGEIPYREGQSIGVIADGVDKNGKPHKLRLYSIASSALGDFGDSKTVSLCVKRLVYTNDQGEIVKGVCSNFLCDLKPGAEVKVTGPVGKEMLLPKDPNATIIMLATGTGIAPFRSFLWKMFFEKHDDYKFNGLAWLFLGVPTSSSLLYKDEFAKMEEKAPKNFRVDYAVSREQTNEKGEKMYIQTRMAQYANELWELLKKDNTYVYMCGLKGMEKGIDDIMLDLAAKDGIDWIAYKKELKKAEQWNVEVY